The following nucleotide sequence is from Candidatus Stygibacter australis.
ATCAATGGCTGTTACTCTGCCACTTATTTTGATACTTTATGATGTTTTTTATGAAGATAGAAAGTTGACAAAAGCGATAAATGCCAAAATCCCTTTCTTTATTCTGGCTGCCATGGTGGTGTTTATCACCTTTAGATCTACATACAGTTCCACAACCGCTTATGCTGAGCTCAATATTCTGGAAAGGATCGTCACAGCTAATTATGCCTTCTGGTTTTATCCGTTCAAACTGTTGCTGCCTTTTAAGCTAAGTGCTATTTATCCCTATCCTCAGAATATTAATCAGGCACTCCCTGCCTATTATTATATCATGCTCCTGCTTACTGCCCTTCTTGCCCGACTATTGATCAGTATCAAGGGCAAAGGAAAGAAATATCTTTTCTGGTTCTGGTTTTATCTGCTTACAATCTTACCGGTACTTCATTTTTTACCTTTAGCCGGTTCATCAATCACCTGTGATCGTTTTACGTATCTGCCCTCTCTGGGAATATTCATGATCCTGCTGCTTGTGATTGATGACAAATTCAAGCTCAATAAAGCTAAATACTTTGTATTATTGATCATTGCAGTATATGCCTTCCTTAGCTGGCAGCGAATAGGTGTGTGGAAAAATGGCGTGGTGCTCCACACGGATATTATTGCCAGTTATCCTGATATAGAATTACCTTATATCAATCGCGGTAAAGCATATAGTCAGCGAGGTGAGCATGGCAAGGCGATCGCGGATTTCACAAGTGCTATCAAAGTAAGCCCTTCCAGCGCAGATGCCTATAATAATCGGGGAAATGAATATGGAGAGCTCAGGGACTATGAAGCAGGTATTGTAGACCTTAATATGGCAATAAAACTGCGTCCCGGCTTTGTGGAAGCATATAATAATCGTGCTCATTTATATATGTCAGCCGGTATGTTTGCTGAATCAGAAGCAGATTTCACCGAGGCTATCACCAGGGATCCTGATTATGCTACCGGCTGGTATAATCGCGGGAATCTATATCGCAAAACAGGTGAATATGACAAAGCGATTGCGGATTATGACCAGGTAGTTAAATTAGACCCCAATATGGCAACTGCCTATAATAATCGCGGAACATCATACAGTATGAGTGGACGCAATCAGCAGGCGATCAGTGATTTCAATCAAGCACTGGCACTTGATCCAGGTAATTTAAGCTTTCTGAATAATCGAGGTAATGCCTGGAAAGATCTGGATGACACTCAAAAAGCGCTTGAAGACTTTAATCAAGCCATCAGGATCAATCCCGGATATTCCAATGCTTATCACAATCGTGCTGTAGTATATTATTCGCTGGACAGGATAGCTGATGCCAGAAAGGATATCCAAAAGGTGAAAGAACTGGGCGGGTACGTTAATCCTGCCTTTGAAAATGCCTTAGATCAGGCACGGGGAGAATAATGGAATATATAAAAAATAATAAATACTTTGCCCAGGTAGCTGGTAGTCTGGAAAAGATAGCTGCGGCAGAACTGGAAGAGCTGGGAGCTACAGAAATTCAAACAACCTACCGGGGAGTGAGTTTCACGGCTACGCAGCCTGCGCTGTACCGCATTTTGTATCAGACGCGCATCTGCACCCGGATTCTGGCACCACTTATCAGTTTTCAGGCTCATGATGAAAAATACCTTTATAAAACTGCTCTTCAATTTTAC
It contains:
- a CDS encoding tetratricopeptide repeat protein gives rise to the protein MGKKSRLKKERKNKKQSELEALYTQKPGKQQKKASSSRHLVIYLLLLIAITSMVYWRSLDNDFVNLDDNEHVYKNPNITSLDLPHIKAMFTGSRMGNWIPLTELSFAIDHHFWGMDAYGFHLTNLILHIINTLLVFWLLLLLTGNPTLSLFSALVFALHPLHVESVAWITERKDVLYALFYLLAFILWILGRRSTKKGLLLLSLIAYLLALTAKSMAVTLPLILILYDVFYEDRKLTKAINAKIPFFILAAMVVFITFRSTYSSTTAYAELNILERIVTANYAFWFYPFKLLLPFKLSAIYPYPQNINQALPAYYYIMLLLTALLARLLISIKGKGKKYLFWFWFYLLTILPVLHFLPLAGSSITCDRFTYLPSLGIFMILLLVIDDKFKLNKAKYFVLLIIAVYAFLSWQRIGVWKNGVVLHTDIIASYPDIELPYINRGKAYSQRGEHGKAIADFTSAIKVSPSSADAYNNRGNEYGELRDYEAGIVDLNMAIKLRPGFVEAYNNRAHLYMSAGMFAESEADFTEAITRDPDYATGWYNRGNLYRKTGEYDKAIADYDQVVKLDPNMATAYNNRGTSYSMSGRNQQAISDFNQALALDPGNLSFLNNRGNAWKDLDDTQKALEDFNQAIRINPGYSNAYHNRAVVYYSLDRIADARKDIQKVKELGGYVNPAFENALDQARGE